Proteins from one Erysipelothrix larvae genomic window:
- a CDS encoding cysteine peptidase family C39 domain-containing protein has product MKTDAHKTSVKGLVEGLEKLNMNVRAVRVDIKDITSDLTYPAIAGINSNKYGTIT; this is encoded by the coding sequence ATAAAAACAGATGCACATAAAACAAGTGTAAAAGGACTTGTTGAGGGACTAGAAAAGTTAAACATGAATGTAAGGGCGGTCCGAGTTGATATCAAGGATATCACGAGTGATTTAACCTATCCTGCGATTGCAGGTATAAACAGCAATAAGTATGGAACGATAACTTGA
- a CDS encoding heavy-metal-associated domain-containing protein: protein MKKHILFVPDMKCQNCVKHISEELDNTRVDYEISLENKTVSVSGDNDAIHAAKNAIRNAGYTIQ, encoded by the coding sequence ATGAAAAAACATATATTGTTTGTGCCTGATATGAAGTGTCAAAATTGTGTGAAACACATTTCTGAAGAACTTGATAACACACGTGTTGACTACGAAATTAGTTTAGAAAACAAAACAGTATCAGTAAGTGGCGACAATGACGCGATTCATGCCGCAAAAAATGCAATTCGCAATGCAGGGTATACAATTCAGTAA
- a CDS encoding heavy metal translocating P-type ATPase: protein MSERNYDVEGMSCASCVSHVTKAIEGVPGVKNVSVNLLTNKAHVEFEGDDKTEDIIKAVHKSGYEVKRPQEVESLDLNVEGMSCASCVAHVEKAVQKLEGVESISVNLLSNSAHVDYDPQKVRKFEIYDAITRSGYTPSDKEDIFQDDKDEKTKEIIKHRNSVIVSLVLGAIMLYVVMGPMLFANLPIPAFLDHMKHPYIFVIFQFVVAVIVMGIYRHTLIKGFKALLNRAPNMDSLVAVGTLSAFTYSLYGSVRVFMGDTHFAMHLYYETVAVVLALVGLGRLMEDISKVKTTSAIKALLNLKPKTAILIVDGEEKVIDADEIRVNDILRVKPGESIPMDGIVIEGRSSVDESMLTGESLPVDKEIDSNVTMGTLNVNGSLVIKASVTNKDTKLAQIIRLVEKAQTEKAPIAQFADMIAGVFVPVVMVIATVAGILWYITTGDLEFSLTIFVTVLVIACPCALGLATPTAIMVGTGVGASHGVFIKSSESLELAAKTNVVVFDKTGTLTHGKPSVSDVESDHKALMLQIAASLESNSTHPLGKAIIDKTTSDDIQLLPTDQYFEHHGMGLSAKIKGKNAYIGNAKLMDFAQVAYDEERANAISSEGKTAMYVAYDGTLLGLIGVSDSIKEEAVDVIQELKDMNIDVVMLTGDHPKSAQAISKQLGLSHVIAQVLPEEKSEHIKKLQEGNKTVMMVGDGINDAVALVQADIGVAIGTGTDVAVESSNIVLMRDDLHGVSGAIKLSKKTLRNIKENLFWAFLYNVVCIPVAAGVIYALFDGPLLDPMIAGAAMAFSSVSVVLNALRLRRFKFKMK, encoded by the coding sequence ATGAGTGAAAGAAATTATGATGTAGAAGGCATGAGTTGTGCCTCGTGTGTGAGTCATGTTACAAAAGCGATTGAAGGTGTACCTGGTGTTAAGAATGTATCCGTCAATCTCTTAACAAATAAAGCACATGTTGAATTTGAAGGTGATGATAAAACTGAGGATATCATCAAAGCAGTCCATAAAAGTGGTTATGAGGTAAAACGTCCACAGGAAGTGGAATCACTGGACCTGAATGTTGAAGGGATGAGTTGTGCTTCATGTGTGGCACATGTTGAAAAAGCAGTTCAGAAACTCGAAGGTGTTGAGTCTATCAGTGTTAACCTGTTGTCAAACTCAGCACATGTTGACTATGATCCACAGAAAGTTCGTAAGTTTGAAATCTATGATGCAATCACAAGAAGTGGCTATACACCATCGGACAAAGAAGATATCTTTCAAGATGATAAAGATGAAAAGACAAAGGAAATCATTAAACATCGAAACAGCGTCATCGTGTCACTTGTTCTTGGCGCAATCATGCTTTATGTTGTAATGGGACCGATGTTATTTGCAAATCTACCCATACCAGCATTTTTAGACCACATGAAACATCCATACATTTTTGTGATTTTTCAGTTTGTGGTAGCAGTTATTGTGATGGGAATCTATCGTCATACACTAATTAAGGGCTTTAAAGCGCTCTTGAATCGAGCACCAAATATGGATTCATTGGTTGCGGTAGGGACATTAAGTGCCTTTACCTACAGTCTATATGGTTCAGTACGTGTTTTCATGGGAGACACACACTTTGCAATGCACCTTTACTATGAAACAGTAGCTGTTGTACTTGCATTAGTGGGTCTTGGTCGTTTGATGGAAGATATTTCTAAAGTAAAAACCACCTCAGCTATCAAAGCACTCTTAAACTTAAAACCAAAAACCGCGATCTTAATCGTTGATGGTGAAGAAAAAGTGATTGATGCAGATGAGATTCGCGTGAATGATATCCTGCGTGTTAAACCTGGAGAATCCATTCCAATGGATGGAATTGTGATTGAAGGGCGATCCAGTGTGGATGAATCCATGCTTACAGGTGAAAGCTTACCAGTCGACAAAGAAATTGACAGTAATGTCACGATGGGAACCTTAAACGTCAATGGAAGCCTTGTAATTAAAGCAAGTGTCACAAACAAAGACACAAAATTAGCCCAAATTATTCGTCTTGTTGAAAAGGCCCAAACAGAAAAAGCACCCATCGCCCAATTCGCAGATATGATTGCTGGAGTTTTTGTGCCCGTTGTCATGGTGATTGCGACTGTGGCTGGAATCCTATGGTATATTACCACTGGTGATCTTGAATTTAGTCTTACCATTTTTGTAACCGTGCTTGTCATTGCATGTCCGTGTGCACTTGGCTTGGCAACCCCAACAGCAATCATGGTAGGAACCGGAGTTGGCGCAAGCCATGGTGTCTTTATTAAATCATCTGAAAGTCTTGAGCTTGCCGCAAAAACCAATGTTGTAGTGTTTGATAAAACAGGAACACTCACACATGGAAAACCAAGTGTCAGTGATGTTGAATCCGACCACAAAGCACTGATGCTTCAAATTGCAGCATCGCTTGAATCAAATTCAACACACCCTTTAGGCAAAGCAATCATTGATAAAACAACATCGGATGACATTCAATTATTGCCAACCGACCAATACTTTGAACATCATGGTATGGGATTGAGTGCAAAAATAAAGGGTAAAAACGCATATATTGGAAATGCAAAACTGATGGACTTCGCCCAAGTAGCTTATGATGAAGAACGCGCAAATGCCATTTCAAGTGAAGGGAAAACCGCAATGTATGTTGCTTATGATGGAACCTTATTAGGCCTTATAGGCGTTTCAGACTCAATCAAAGAAGAAGCTGTGGATGTGATTCAAGAACTTAAAGATATGAACATCGATGTTGTCATGCTTACAGGCGATCATCCTAAATCAGCACAAGCTATATCAAAACAACTGGGTCTAAGTCATGTGATAGCACAAGTCTTGCCTGAAGAAAAATCAGAACACATAAAAAAACTCCAAGAAGGCAATAAAACGGTAATGATGGTAGGGGATGGAATCAATGATGCAGTCGCTTTAGTTCAAGCAGACATTGGTGTTGCAATTGGAACCGGAACGGATGTTGCAGTAGAATCCTCAAACATTGTCTTAATGCGCGATGATTTACATGGTGTATCGGGTGCAATTAAACTCAGTAAGAAAACCTTACGAAACATTAAAGAGAACCTATTTTGGGCATTCTTATATAATGTTGTATGTATTCCAGTAGCTGCGGGTGTGATTTATGCTTTATTTGATGGTCCATTATTAGACCCAATGATTGCTGGAGCAGCAATGGCATTCAGTTCTGTATCTGTAGTGTTAAATGCGTTGCGTTTAAGACGATTTAAGTTTAAAATGAAATAG
- a CDS encoding metal-sensing transcriptional repressor — MNEKKEAMKYLKTAQGQLNAAISMLDEERYCVDVSHQILASIALLKKANEKMLKQHMTNCVVEAFETDQGEAKIDEVLKLVNKMIG, encoded by the coding sequence ATGAATGAAAAGAAAGAAGCAATGAAATATCTTAAGACTGCTCAAGGGCAATTGAATGCAGCAATTTCAATGCTTGATGAAGAACGATACTGTGTGGATGTATCGCATCAAATTCTTGCATCAATTGCTTTACTTAAAAAAGCAAACGAAAAAATGTTGAAACAACACATGACAAATTGTGTCGTAGAAGCCTTTGAAACTGATCAAGGTGAAGCAAAAATCGATGAGGTTCTAAAGTTAGTTAATAAAATGATTGGATAA
- a CDS encoding winged helix-turn-helix transcriptional regulator, which yields MILTVYGACEGMNRIYHKLSHTSYDVHRLKDPLDAIAYCINHSVTLVIAYDDLEFMKGVQMLGAIKAVRPYICTILCTSQVKDTLEMNALTAKVDTIVDLSRSETLNWEKIKRTMTIRNLGTRYIESDGVCLNVHSHTVTKEGQEISLTIREFEFLEFFIRNKNRVLSRHEIIRALNDTSISEKDEGRTVDVHIKRLRDKLGRKNLVTVRGVGYKWKE from the coding sequence TTGATACTAACCGTATACGGTGCCTGTGAAGGCATGAATCGCATTTACCATAAATTATCGCACACATCCTATGATGTCCATCGGCTAAAAGACCCTCTCGATGCCATTGCATATTGTATTAATCATTCAGTAACTTTAGTCATTGCCTATGATGACCTAGAGTTTATGAAAGGTGTACAAATGCTTGGCGCAATCAAAGCAGTTCGTCCGTATATCTGTACCATTTTGTGTACATCACAGGTCAAGGACACACTAGAAATGAATGCACTCACTGCAAAAGTTGATACGATTGTTGACCTAAGCCGCAGTGAAACCCTGAATTGGGAAAAAATCAAACGTACTATGACAATCCGTAACTTAGGGACCCGTTACATTGAATCGGACGGTGTTTGTCTTAATGTTCACAGTCATACTGTCACAAAAGAAGGACAAGAGATTTCACTTACAATCCGTGAATTTGAATTTCTAGAGTTCTTTATACGAAACAAAAACCGTGTTTTATCACGCCATGAGATCATTCGTGCACTCAACGATACAAGTATTTCAGAGAAGGATGAAGGACGTACGGTCGATGTCCATATTAAACGGCTAAGAGATAAATTAGGACGAAAAAACCTAGTAACAGTGCGTGGGGTTGGGTATAAGTGGAAGGAATAG
- the deoD gene encoding purine-nucleoside phosphorylase: MATPHINAEKGQIAKVVLMPGDPLRAKFIAETFLEDVKQVNDVRNMFAFTGTYKGHPITVMGSGMGQPSIGIYSYELYSQYDVESIIRIGSAGSYSDKAHVYDVVLANSAFSESSFAKVAFGYQQDTLEPSESLNKRILEASTALNIPVIEGRVHSSDVFYRDSGVTYEDLRDNHGVLCVEMESFALFANAKNLNKEAACLLTISDSFVTEEVTTAEERQNSFTNMMKIALEAAISNA, encoded by the coding sequence ATGGCAACACCACATATTAATGCAGAAAAAGGGCAAATTGCAAAAGTAGTATTAATGCCTGGAGATCCACTTCGCGCAAAGTTCATTGCAGAAACATTTTTAGAAGATGTAAAACAAGTGAATGATGTTCGTAATATGTTCGCCTTTACAGGAACATACAAAGGGCACCCAATTACAGTAATGGGTTCAGGAATGGGACAACCAAGTATCGGAATTTATTCATATGAATTATATTCACAATACGATGTTGAATCAATTATTCGTATTGGATCTGCTGGGTCATACTCAGACAAAGCACATGTTTACGATGTTGTGCTTGCAAACAGTGCATTCAGTGAGTCATCCTTTGCGAAGGTCGCATTTGGATACCAACAAGATACACTTGAACCAAGTGAATCACTAAACAAACGCATTCTAGAAGCATCGACAGCACTCAATATTCCTGTTATTGAAGGACGGGTACATTCAAGTGATGTATTCTATCGCGATTCTGGGGTAACATACGAAGATCTTCGTGATAATCACGGTGTTCTTTGTGTAGAAATGGAAAGTTTTGCATTGTTTGCGAATGCAAAAAATCTAAATAAAGAAGCAGCATGTCTTTTAACTATTTCAGATTCATTTGTAACTGAAGAAGTGACAACTGCAGAAGAACGTCAAAATTCATTCACTAACATGATGAAGATTGCACTTGAAGCTGCGATCAGTAACGCATAA